AACCCCTTGGACAACACCCTGGCCGGCAGGTGCCCTCCCTACCCCCAGGCAGGTGGTCAGGCAGAATGCCCAACCACTGCATCCCAGACAGGGGCTTACAGGGGCTCAGAAGGAGGAAGGTGCCAGCCAAGGGTGGCCAAGGGAAGCTGTTGAGGAGGTTGGAGTCAGATCCTTCATATCAGAGTGGGAAGTGGAGAGCCTCAGTTGGTTTTACGGTTTAATGCAGGGATTGGCATTAAGGCTGTAAATTAATTACCGCTCTTGAGCCAGATCCAGCCTGTGGCCTGCTTCTGTAAATAGTTTTGTCGGAACACAGCCAAAAGTTATTCACTTCAGGATGGTTTTTGGCCACTTCTGGGCTGCCAGGGCAGAGTGGAGCAGTTGCAACAGAGGCTTTACAGCCTGCAAAGTCTGAAGTATTTGTtctctggccctttatagaaaaggTTTGTGACCCCTGATTCAGTGCATCAGGCTTCCCCAAACAAGGAGTGATTTGAGGAGCCCAGTCCTGTGAGGTCACTTCAAGCTAAACACGATAGTCCAAAACCTGGGGTAACACGTACAATGTCCCCTGACCCTCCCACCAGGGCTATTCACAATGCACCTTGGTGTATTAactgtgaagtcactcagtcgtgttcgactctttgcgaccccatggactgtagcccaccaggctcctctgtccatgggattctctaggcaagaatactggagtgggttgccatttccttctccaggggatcttcccgacccagggatcgaacccaggtctcctgcattacaggcagacgctttaacctctgaaagTCTTCCAAAACTCCTGCAGAAAACCCGCTTTTGGTTTAAGCCATGTTTCCCAAATTTCTTTGATCTACCAAACCTTTTCCTCAGAATAGCTTGTAACAGTCCTCAGAAGCTAGTGTTTTGTGGATGCCTCTGGAAAACACTGCGGAGTGGTCCTATACAGTCTGGACTTGCTCCCATTCCTGCATGCAGTGAGCTGAGGGACTGTGGCTGAACTCTATACCCCTAAGGGCCTGTTTTCACATCGGCTGGATGGGATGATGGTGACTCTTCTGTCTCTCTTACAGGTGTTTGAGGCAGGCCCCTGCGATCATGTGCATGAAAATGGTCTAGAGCCAGGGGTGTGGTGGCTTTGATTCTCGATGATGAGTTTTGCTCTGATCTGGTGTTTAGCAAAGGTGAAGTGAGGAAAGCACTAGGTCAAGGTCACGAGTTCCCTCTTCTAGTCCTCATCCTGCTATTCCTAACTGGGTTAACTGAGAGCCTTTCAGCAAGCTGTTTTGCTGCCACAGGGTCTCAGGCATCTCACCCTGGGCAGTGGGTTTTAGACTGGTTGATCTCTGAGGATCTATTAGTGCTGAAGTTCAGTAATCCATTTGGTTAGGTGCAGGCAACTTCACTGCTTATCCAAAACAGTGAGCCTTTCTCTCCCAAACCATGAAGAGCGTATCATATTTATGCTCTCTGGACAGCGTCTGGGTTCAGCCCCAGCTTTGCAGGGGCAGCAAGGTAGGATTTGTGGTACTGCTGGCTGCTTAGGAGGCAGGGCTGAGCCTTCTGGGACTATCTCCCTGACAATTCCTGACTTGATGTTGgagcctttctttcccttctcttccattGCTTGAGGGCTGCTCTGTCCAAACGTGAAGCTCAGACAGCTTGCTGACAGATCTGGCAATGTGACAGAGCAGAGGTGACACTTGACGAGACGTGACACCCGGGACCAGAGCAAACCCCCAACAAGCATGTGATGAAATGGTCGCAAAGCAGAATCCACATAAAATTCCTCTCGGCCATCTCCCTTCTTATCCACCCCTCTTACCATAACCGCTTTCCAGCTTTATCAACAGTCCTTGGCATCAGGGAATTATAAGCAGTTGAATAAGAGGAGCTTTATGAAGAAGATGAGAATCTACTGAAAAATACCCTTCTCCTTCATGAACTTAGGAAAATCCCAGAAAATCTTGACTGGGTCAAAAGGTCTACAGCATAGTGAGTATGGGGCCAAATGGGGAGGGATGAACGGGGAACAAGTGTTCTTCCTCTTGGTCCCCATGTAGGGACCTGTGGGGTCATCTATGGGCCGCCCCCCCGCCTCCACACATAGAAAGCGCTTCAGAGCATCTTCATGGGCAGGGTCACCAGAGGCCACAGAGACCACGCCCCTCCAGTCAGCCATTCAGTACAGTTATTTATTGGGGGCTCTGCTGAGCTGAAGTTCTTCAGGGATGTAGTAAGAAGGGCAACATGCAGTCACTGCCCCTAGAGCTTAGAATCTACTGGGAATGAGTCAAACCTGTGCAGTAGGCTGGGTGCTGACAGACATCAGAAAAGGGGGCGCCTACGAGGGCTAGGAGTGATGGTTGAAATTTTGTTAACATTGCACTCAGACCTCCAGGAATGGAAATTTCTTGCCTTATCCGGGTCCACTGACCTCCACCAGTAGTGAACTGATTCTGTCTTGCAGCCTTCTTTGAGTCACGGTGTCGCTTATGGCCGTGGAAAATGCTCCACCTTCCTTGGCCCAGTCTTTGTCTCCCTAGACGGAGTCCCATTCCCCCAGCTCCCTCTGCCCCAGCTCGTTCAcgtggaggaaggaagagaagaagctgGGCTATGGTATTCAGTCCTGGTTCCGCTTCCACAGTGACCGAGTGGCTTATCCTTCCATTCCTTGGGGTCCCGGGTCTCTTGCTGGGAGACTCAGGCTGGTGTGGAGAGGAGGAGGGTCAACCTGGAGCCTCTTCCTTCCCACCTGGGGTGGCTGGCCTGGCTGGAGGCCCAGCTCCGGGGACTGTGTCATCTGAATCAAGGTGACCCCTGATGACCTTCCTGTCTTCTGAGCTGCACAGACACAGAGCACACTGTGAGGGTCCCGGGCGCTGAGCCTGATTCCCCAAGAACCACCCTCACCCGCTGCAAGCGTCAAGGACCTCTTGACACAGACGGTTTCTAATCAGACCCTTAGAGCCGCAGAGACTGGGCCAGGCCTTCAGGGCCCTGGGTCTGGGAAGCTTAGCCCCTTTTGCTTGCTCCCAGAGTATCTCACCCTTTCTTTGCCACATCTAACCACCGTGGAACAGTCGCTTTAGATGTGTTTAAACCTGGGCCTGGTGCTGTAAGAGGTCTGCAGAGGGTGCAGGCATAGTTTGGCTGTACCTCTGGGCCCTGTGCTCCTGTCTGCTGCCAGCATTGTTCACGTGGTTCCTAGGCCTACGCTGAGCAACAGTCTCACCATTCTCTGAAGAACGTCTCCCTAGGCTCTCGGACATCACCAGGACGTAAATAAACAGATGACTTTCCCATTTGACAGAGAAAGGAACCAAGGCCAAGCTTGGCTAACATGGCCCAGACTAGCATTTAGCACTTCTGCATCCAGCAGTCCCGGACCTGCCCCAGTCCTGAGGGTGTCAGAGGGGAACGAGCCCTCCCCTCTGCGGGCCTGGGGCGAATTAGACCCCACTCACAGCTCTTTTTCCTCTGGAGCTTCCTTTTCCACAGAACAAGGGTCACCAGCATAAGCGGGCACAGCGCCGACGAGACTGGAGTCAGGATCCCGCAGAAGTTCTTCTCTTCCAGAGAAGCGCTGCAGAGGAAGCAGCAGGAGTGGGCATCAGAAGAGCACAAGAGGGGGGCCTGGAGAGCCCTGCACCCCTCATTTTAGAGGCGACCTGGAGGCCTGGGCCAGCCGGCTGCCCTCGTCCCATGGTTGGCCGGTTAGTTGCTGACCTGGGACGCGGTCCCCTGCCTCCCGGTTTCCAAGTCCTCCGTCCTGTCCCTCCCCGACCACCTGTGTGGGGTCCCTGCCAATGGGCCGCAGGGGCCAAGAGAACTGAGTCAGGGTCAGGGAATCCACACTAGGCATTTGGCTCTGCCGCAAAGTGTCTCTTTGTGGCTTCGGTGAGTCACCCGCCACCCCATCTTGCCACCCGCTGGagctttgttttctcatctttaaggaACCAAAAGTCCCAACAGTCCCACCTAAATATTCTGAATATTCTGTTGCTTAGATGTTTGCTCAGTCACGTGAAAATACTCAGATGGCGTTCTCCCAGTGAGGACCTTGGAAGGAGGGAGCATTCTGACCCCCGTGACCTTTGCCCTTCACTGTCCTGAGGCTACAGAGGGGGAGCAGAGGCATGAGCAGACCCAAGGGCGCGTGAAGCTGAGCTCACTGAGGGAGCAGGCAGATGTGCAGCCCCAGGGGAGGGCGCCTGGGGGTTACCTCTTTACGGAAGACTCCCTGGCTGGGGGCCCGAGGGGCCCCACTGCCAGGGCCTGGCTCGGCATCACGTGTGAACCACCGTCTCTGGCAGGGGTGCCCAGGTCGCCGTCACCGCTTCCCTCCGCAGATGCCATCTCTATGCGGGTTGGCTCTGAGGTCCACACAGCTGCAGCCGGGATGGTCCCTTCAACGGAGCCCAGGCTCTGTGGCTCAGAAGCCGATGTCTCCTCTTGGAGGGGTTCCCACATCCATCTTTCTGAGGCCAGGGTTGATGGCCTAACGCTCCCTGCCGCTGTCTCAGGGGTGCCCGGGGTTGTGCTGATGCTCTCCGTCTCCTCGCTTGGCCTGTCAGTCCCAGGAGtagtttccctctctctttcGCTGGCCGTGGCCCTGGTTGCTTCTGAATTGCTGGTGCTCCACACCAGACCCCGTTCTGTAGCGCCGGTCATGCCTCTGATTGTTGAAGCTGGACTCTGCACAGTGGGCACAGTTGCCCAGACGGAGCCCTCTgcctggctgcctgtccctggagCCAGTACCGCAGCTGCTCCTGGGGTTTGCTCTCCCGTGGCTGAAGCCATGGTTTTCCTGGATCCTGGAGTCAGGGCAGCCGTATCccatcctgtcctctgtcttCCTGTCGTCTGGGTGTTTCCTCGTGTGCATCTTTTGGCTGCTGGGGGTGATGCTATTTCAAAGGATCCTGTGATGAGCTCACCATAGGCCAGAGTGGCTGTGGGGATGGTTCTGGAAAGACCTGTGTGAACAGCAGAAGGAGGCCTAATGAGAGGGCTGTCCAGGCAGCCTACAGGCTTTAGCAAAGGACATCAGGCTTGAGGTGTTTGCCGCTAGAATGTCCCCTCACTAAGCAGTGCAGTCTTTGGCCAGTGTATTGGATaaaacagagaaagccaaatgTATTCTCCAGTCTGTTGCAAATATTGACACTTTATGTTCCTGTCTCGTTTTCTGCCCACATGTTCTCTATCCGACTGCCTGAGGACCCCGTTCTGTCCTCCACGTACTGCTCTGcaaatgagaaaaaaggaaaaactccaGTCACAGCAGACTGGCCAGTGTCTGCAGATGGTTAGAGAGCAGCCTCTAATCGAACAGTGCTCTCTCTAAACTCCTGCCTGCCTGCACCTCCTCTCACAGCCTGGACGCCCTTCCCTGGACTCCGGGTACTTGACTCCGGACAGCTCTCCGGAACTGACTGCACAGGACCCTGGCCTGGCCACCGCCGGACGCCTGCTGAGAGGCTCCGTCTTAGGAAGGGTTCAGTCCTGCCCATCTGACCTGCTCCGCACGTCTGAACAAAGAGATGAGACCATAAGAAGCCACATTATCTAACCCACTGGCTTCACGGAACCCTCTTCAAATACACGTGCCACAACGTTCAGGGGGAATAGGGTGGGATCGCTTAGGGGGAGACCCTAGTATTGGGCCGTTGGCGCAGCTGGGCCATTTTCCCTGGTATCTACCTTCCCTCCGTCTGAAATGCAAGCCCGCACCTTCGGCCCTTGCATGACCCCAGCTTTCATCACTGTCCTCGTATTTAACGCCCTCCTGGGCCTCTGGGCTTCCTGTGGTCTCTCCCCCTTCCTAGAATTCACCACACCTGACCCGCCAGCCGCCGGCCCTGACCTGGAGAGACCGTCAGGTTCATGCTGAAGAAAAGCGCGTTGTTTGAGCTCCCGAGGCCGCAGCGGTAGCGCCCCTCATCCTCCGGGGTCAGCTGGGACAGCCTCACCACGAACAAGCCTCTTTTCGGGAAGTCTGCGAGGGCCACGCGGCCGCGGTAGCGCAGGTGCGTGTAGTGGTTGGTGGACACGATGGTGCGGCAGACCCCTGTTGAGGGCCTGAGGCGGCACCAGTACTTCCTCTGGTGGCTGTTGATGGCCGAGCGGGGGTACCGGCACCGGATGGTCACAGCTCCCCCAGACTCCCCGGACACCAGCCGTGGGCCCGTCAGTGCACTGGCGGCTGCaggcagagggagaaaaaagTCCATGGAGAAAGAGTGCTGAGTGTGTCGCCGTTTGAGGAGCTCTGAGCTCCAGACTGTGCTAGAATTAGGGAACAGGTCAGAAAGTGCCCCCGTGAGAGTAGAGCTTTCGTTGTTGTAGGTGTTTATTTGCtaaagtcatgtctgcctcttctgTGAttcccccatggactgtggccctgccaggctccgctgtccatggggtttcccaagcaagaatactggagtgggctgccatttcctcttccgggggatcttcccgacccagggatcgaacctgtgcctacTGCATTAACaggagggttcttcaccactgagccaccggggaagctagAAAGAACCAACATAGAAATGTCAGTGCTTAGCACCAGATCAGGAGTGGCCCCAAGGGGTGGAATGGAGCTGTGTGGAAGGCCCCATCTGAGAGATGAAAATGCAAGAATGATCTTACCGCTGTTCAGCTAACCACCATAGAATTTACCATGTGCCAGCTGATCTTCTGAGAGTCTGCCCAGAGCCTGGGTTCTAGCCACTGGGTTCCAGtgcagatgttttttaaaaatgtaaaagagagATACTAGAACAACgaggtcccactgtatagcagagggaactatatcCAGTATTCtttgataaaccacaatggaaaaggagatgaaaaagaatatacatatacgtataactgactcactttgcggtacagcagaaattaatacaacattgtgaatcaggtatatttcaatacattttttttaaaagagagatgtTAAATAGTAAAAATGGAAGTGTTTGCTTGCTGCTGAAAGGAGAGAGTGCCGGAAGCACAGGAATCCTGCCCTGCTTGGCGGTACCTCCTCAGACCAGCGCTTGCAGCACTGCTCACTTTTCTCTAGAAGTGGAAACCACCAAGGGCTGCCGTCAAAGCCGAGCAGAACTGGCACTACGTCTGCTTTGGCAGTGCCTGCGATCACAGCTGAAGCTCAGTCTACAGCCCTTTCACTGACAGCCTCTTCACACTGGCTCTGGGATGTCTCTGCCCCTTGACAAAATCTCAGACATAATTTCAAGTACAGTAGCTTTTGTAATCTCACTTGGATAAGAAAACACACAGCCCAGTGCTTCTTGCAATTCCAATCTCTTATCCAGTTGAAGcctttttcccttcttccagCTATGCTTGGAGGCCTGATGTTTGGGAGGGGGACAGCTCAGGGTCTTTGCTTTGCTGGACCCCTTTCTCTACTCAGAACTGCTGTTGGGGCCCCTCTGGGGCTGGGcgtggaggggagaggggaggggaggaggagtcCTGGCCTGCAGGTGGCATCCTCCGGGCAAGGTCGCATCCTTCCCCGTTGCCTCCCAGATTCCCTGTCGGGGCCTCTCTGCAATTAGTTCCCTCCTGGTAGGAACTGCCTCTGCTCCTGCTGGCCTTTTAATGGCCCCTTGACATCAAGCCTGTGACCTGGGGCCGCATACCCCTCCGGTTGAAGTCACAGTCCCCTGTGGGTGGCCCTCTTGCTGGAGGCCCTGGGGCAGCTCCTTCTCTGGGATCCACATTTGGTCCCTGCTGGAACCGAGCTGTTGGGAGACTGCTGGGACTACAGCAAGCTTGTTGAGTGGCTTCCTAGAGGTCCCTTCTCTTACTCCTCTAAAAGTGGGGAAGAGGTGAGCCCTCTGTCCCTCATGGACAGATGGTGCAGGGCGCATCACACTGCCTCTTTCCAGAAAGCTCTTACTGTGAGCTCTTCTTTTTGACCCCTGATGATTCTGCGGGTGACGACATGGGGGGCTATTTCTGGAACGACCAGCTTTGCCATCTCTCTCCACAGTCCTGTCCAGGTGCTTCAACATCTTGCTTTAGAATATGGGTGCCTGGCATCTACAACTTTTCTatgtctttgaaagtgaaagtgaaagtcgctcactcgtgtctgactgtttgcgaccccgcagtctatgcagtccatggaattctccagcccagaattctgaagtgggtagcctttccctcctccagaggatcttcccaacccagggatcaaacccaggtctcccgcactatgggcagattctttaccagctgagccacaaggaagccaagaatattagagtgggtagtctatcccctctccagtggatcttcctgacccaggaattgaaccagggtctcccgcactgcaggtggattctttaccaactgagctatcagggaagctccatgTGTTTAACACCTCTGAACCCAAGAAAGTTTAATCCTGTTGCCAGGACTGGCTGCATAATTTGCAAGgcccagtgcaaaataaaaatggaggaCCTCTCATTCCAAAGTTACTAAGAGTTCACTAAGGCAATAGTAGAGCGTTAAACCAGGCACCTTATAAATGGGGCCCTGTGACTGCACAGGGCACATGCCCATAAAGCTGGCCTGCCTCTTGCATATGTCTTAAGCTCTTATTATAGGAAGAGTCAAGACCATAAATGTTAGAGATAGATCAATACTCACTGTGGGTTTAATTAAATGACACACTACAACTATGGCACTGTTGATAAAGTTACATAGCAACTTATCATAGAAAGCAAGAATCTTCGTAATTACAAACAAGGACTATCTCAGGACAACAATGATGACGCTCTGATTTCTGGAATCTGTGTGTGatctacatgtgtgtgtgtgtgtgggggggggggcagaacaAGAGGATTGATGAGCCCCATTGATCAGCAGGATGGGGTGTTCTGACTTTGCAGTTGAGAGCTGATTAGGAATCCTTAATCAACTTTCGCAaggcacattttttttctcttatcaaTATCAAATTTCATGCATCCTTAAGAACTTGTTCAGTGGATAACTGGTAGCTCTTGCGTGTgtgcgtgccaagttgcttcagccgtgtctgactctttgcaaccccgtggactgtagcccgagaggttcctctgttcatgggattctccaggcaagaatagtgaagtgggttgctgtgctctcctccaggggatcttcccgacccaggggtcgagcctgcgtctcttatgtctcctgcattggcgggcaggttcgtTAACCCCTAGAGCCACTCAGGAAGCCTGACTCTTATGTAAGCGCTTAGTTATGTACGATAAAGGCTTTGGGAATGTTGACTGTGAGAAGTAAAGGGAGGGCTGGCGTTTTAGGGTCAGTGTGATGGCTCCCAGGGGCCCCTTTGGTGGAGGTGGTGCCCCTGCTCTCATTCACCCACCATCTCCCAGCAGTGTCCGCTGTGTGGCTTCAGGCAGGGACGGGCAAGTGAGGCCTGCAGCTGGAGACTGCAGACTGGAGCCTGACTTGGTGTGAGGAGGTGCAAGGGGCACGTGGCAGGAGCAGGGAGAGCCGGCTTGGGCCTGGGGTGGATCACTTCTGCCCCAGCAACAGGATGAGAAAGGCCCCACCTTTGACCAGTGGTGGGGCCCAGCGGGGAGAGAACCAGCCTGCAGCCATCTGAGATGGGGTCTTCTGTGTGCAGGGACCACAGCGGGGAGATGGCCCCTGGAGGGGTCCGCAAGGACATCCACAGGAGGAAGCGCCAGCTCTGAAGCCTGCCAGGCCAGAGAGCTCCAGGCCACTCCATCAGGTATGAGCAGCCTGCCTCCTGCTTCCCCTCCCACTTGCCACTCTGACCCTGTTGGGGTCCCAGGTGCCAGCTGCCTCCGAGGCGGGGAGAAAGaccaggggagaggggaaggcagCCTCACACCCCTCCCTGCCTTTCTGACTGCAGGCCTGGGGTGGCCAGGGTGGGGGGGCATATCTCTGaatgaagatgaaatggttg
The sequence above is a segment of the Ovis aries strain OAR_USU_Benz2616 breed Rambouillet chromosome 12, ARS-UI_Ramb_v3.0, whole genome shotgun sequence genome. Coding sequences within it:
- the FCAMR gene encoding high affinity immunoglobulin alpha and immunoglobulin mu Fc receptor, which encodes MDLESPAKPGDPKVTSQRAGWRMLIFLLMCLLPAASALTGPRLVSGESGGAVTIRCRYPRSAINSHQRKYWCRLRPSTGVCRTIVSTNHYTHLRYRGRVALADFPKRGLFVVRLSQLTPEDEGRYRCGLGSSNNALFFSMNLTVSPGLSRTIPTATLAYGELITGSFEIASPPAAKRCTRGNTQTTGRQRTGWDTAALTPGSRKTMASATGEQTPGAAAVLAPGTGSQAEGSVWATVPTVQSPASTIRGMTGATERGLVWSTSNSEATRATASERERETTPGTDRPSEETESISTTPGTPETAAGSVRPSTLASERWMWEPLQEETSASEPQSLGSVEGTIPAAAVWTSEPTRIEMASAEGSGDGDLGTPARDGGSHVMPSQALAVGPLGPPARESSVKSASLEEKNFCGILTPVSSALCPLMLVTLVLWKRKLQRKKSSQKTGRSSGVTLIQMTQSPELGLQPGQPPQVGRKRLQVDPPPLHTSLSLPARDPGPQGMEG